A stretch of DNA from Rickettsiales bacterium:
CTGATAGGGCGGGTGAGATTTATCCATATATGTTTGCTCAATATCTTACTAAGGATAATTTTAAAGTATTGAGTAATATTGCAAAAATAAACCAGCCGTTATTTATAATTCATGGAACTGCAGATAAGGTGGTTCCTCACTCTCATTCAGAGAAGATATTTTTTGAAGCAAAAGACCCAAAAGATATAGTTATTTATGAAGGAATAGGGCATAGTAACTATGATGTTAAAGATGCATTTTTAAGAATGCAAAGATTTTTTTCTTCTCAATAAGCAGGAGGATATTTAAGATTCATTTCTTTTTCTTGAGCTATGACATATTCATGCATTCTAGCTATTCTCACTAGATCTTGATCTAGAGTGAATTTATCAAGAAAAATTTGATGAGCTTGCGCTGCTTTCAGCTTAGCTTCTTTTGGGTTGTTTTTTATCCAATCTATATGAGATTTAACTTGGTTATACATGCTTATACTATCAGCATTTTGATCAAAATATAAAATGCTGTCGCCAAAATGCTCTATAACAAAAGGATGTTTATCTGAAATTATAACAGCATTTGCTGCTGTGGCTTCAAAAACTCTAAGAGTTGGAATTATTGCATTAATATGTTGTTGAGAGTGACTTAACAAGTATATACCATGTTTTCTAATAGTATTAAAAACGTCTAGAGATGAGGGGATATATCCATCATATATTCCTGGCTGGAGAAATGATGCAGCGTAATAATGACCATATACTTTTAAAGGAGTTGTATTTCCAAGCATTTTGATGAATTTTTTATAAGTTTTAGATGATCGGAATTTATCCCATCCTCCACTCATCCACATTAGGCTCTTTGGTTCGGCGGGTTCGTTATCAAGTTTTGGAGCTAATGGAAGTATTTGTAAGCCATTGAAAGGTTTTTTAGCTTTGTCAAAAATAACTTGATAAAAATCTACCTCCTTTGAAGCAGTTAAGACTCCATGGGCGAAAGATAATAGTTTTCTGAAAGACTTATCAGATGGAATGTATGGGTTGTATTTTTTTAATTTATCTCCAACCATTAATTCAATAGGTGATAATGCTAAAACATATTTTTTAGATCTATGTGCATAAATTCTCATGTCTAGTTCACTATTGTTGGCGTAAGGAGAAAATAAAATAAAATCTGGGTCAAAAGCTAGAATATCATCTTCATGTCCTAAAGTTTGATTAAAGTATATTTCGACTTCCCATCCTCTTCTTTCTGCTGAATATTTAAAATAATCAGCATAGCTACGTTCACCACCGTTATTGGTAATAATAACAACTCTATATTTATCTTTTATAATAGAGTTTTTATATTTATTATCCCAAAATTCAGGAGGTGTCTTGCTTGCTTTTGCTAAAGCGACGTCTAATTTATAATCCAAATAAAGTTTATAACCATATTTTCCAAGTCCACCTATTGTTAATAATGTGATGACTATAATAAGTATTTTATATTTTTTGGTCATTTATTCTTTCCTAATTAATATCCTAGAGGATATAACAGATTCATAGATTTATTTTCTTCGACTATAATGTGTTCATGCATTTTAGCAATTCTGATTAAGTCTCTTTCGATAGTGAATTTATCAAGAAAAATTTGATGAGCTTTTGCTGCTTTTATCTGTGCTTTTTCTGGATTGCTCCTTATCCAATCTATATGAGATTTAACTTGATTATACATAGTTTTTGCATCTTTGTCGTGATCAAAATATAAGAAGCTATCTCCAAAATTCTTTACAATGAAAGGATGTTTATCTGAAATTACTACAGCATTGGCAGCAGATGCTTCAAATCCTCTCATATTTGTTTCTCCTCCTTTAAAATGAAGGTCGCTATGAGTAAGGAGATAGATTCCATTGTTTCGTATAGCAGATATATTCTCAATTCCTGGAGCAATATATCCTCCATAAATATGAGGTTTTAAATAAGATGAAGAATTATAATGGCCAAACACTCTCATTGGTACATTTTCACTTAAATAGTTAATAAACTGTTTGTAGTTATCGGATGATCTAAATTTATCCCATCCGCCACTAAGCCACATTAAGTTCTTTGGTTCTGTTGGCTCGTTATTGAATTTAGGCACCAGTGGTAAGATTTGTAATCCATAAAATGGTTTATTTAGTTTGTTAAACATTTCCTGATAGAAGTGTAGTTCTGGAGCAATAGTGAGTATTCCATCAACCATGGAAACTAACTTCTTGAAACTATTAGTAGGTTTGTAAGGGTCTCTTATAGATATCCATTTGAAGCGGTTCCTAATAGCATCTATAGATGAAAAGCTGAGAAGATATTTTTTAGATTTATGAGCAATGATTTTAGTGTTTATATCTGGAGTGGTTTCAGAAAATTGAGAGAATATTATAAAATCTGGATCAAACTCTAAAATTGCCGGTTCATTTCCAAGCGTTTGGTTATAATATATTTTTACTTCCCATCCCATTTTTTCAGCGGCATATTTAAAATATTCAGAATAGCTGAATTCACCTCCGTTATTAGTGATTATTACAACCTTATATTTATCTTTTATAATCGAATTACTATATTTATCATCCCAGATGGAAGGGGCTATTTTAGCTGCTTTGCTTATAGCAGAGTTAAATTTTATATTATAATATGACTTATATCCATATTTTCCAAGAAATGCTATAATTACCAATAGCATTATTATTACAATGGTTTTATATACTGTTCGCTTTTGCATAGTTGTCTAGTGTTCTATGTTGTAGGTTCATTTGGTTTGATTATAGAGGATCATTATCTAATTATAAAGAGAATAGTTTTGAACCTTTCTTTTTGAGTTGGAGGTAATTTTCTCTGTAAATTAGAGTTTTTAAAATAAATTGTTGATAATATTTACTAATTATAAATGATTTGATGATATGGTCTGTAAATTAGGTTAATTATAAAAATAATTTAATTAAGGTATGAATCATGAGATTACAGACAAAATTCTTTTTGGCGGCGGGTATATCAGTAGTATTAATGCTAATGGTGATTTTTATTTATACAATGCATTTAAAAGATTATATTTCCTTGATTAAAGAAGTGCAGAATTCTGAACATATTGCTAGAGTATATTCTAACAAGAATGATCATAGATTGTTAATTCAGGAAAAAATATGGGCAGGTATATCTGACTATGCAGATAAAGAAAGTATTATTAAAGTTGTACAAAAAGAATTGTCAGGTCTTTTAAAGGAGAATGAGAAAATTAATTTTCAGGATATGACCTCTGTTCTTCCTAAAAAAATCAAGCAAAGTATTATCAATTTAGACAATGATTTTACGGTTTTTATAGAAAAAGTTCAGTTATTTGTAGATTCTTTAGGAAAGGGGGATTTTTCTAAAGATCTTGATTCTCTTAAGAGAGCCTCTGATAGCGTTGATGTATCATCTAAGTTGTTGAGAGATCAGCTTATTGAATTTATTAGCACCTCTAATAAAGAAAAAGACGAATGGGTAAGGGGAGTTGCTATAAAGCCCGTATTATTCGTATCTGCTTTAGTTATAATAATTATTCTAGTATCGACATTTCTTCATTCATCTTTGCTTAAGCCTCTTACAAGGCTAATTGAGGTAATGAATATTATTGCCAATGATAATCGAGTTGAAGAAGTGCCATTTATCAAAAGAGAAGATGAAATAGGAAATATAGCTAAGGCATTAGAGGTGTTTCGTCTAACTGGAATAAAAAAAGAAGAGCTTGAGGAGCAGGCTAAGCAACAAGCTCAAAAAGCAGAAGAAGATAGACATAATGCTATGTTAACATTTTCACGTCAATTTGAAACTAGTGTAAAAGGTATTGTTGATACTGTGGCATTATCTGTTAAGAAAATGGATGCTACTGCTTTGGAGCTTAAGCAATTGTCAGCTCGTACTCAAGAGGAAACAGAATTGTTATCCTCCACTTCAGTTAAGGCTAGTACTAGTATGGAGGGAGTATCCAAGGCCACTAGTGAATTTACCAATGAGGTGAATGAAATAACTATTCAGGTTAATAATTCTCTTGGATATGCAGGTAAGGTAGTTGAGCAGGCAGATCAAGTAAACACAATGGTTGCTGATTTAGAAACAAAAGCTAATGCAGTGAGTGGTATTATTGATATTATTAATGGTATAACATCTCAAATAGATCTTTTGGCTTTAAATGCAACTATTGAGGCTGCTAGAGCAGGTGATATGGGAAAAGGTTTTGCAGTTGTAGCTAATGAAGTGAAGGCATTAGCTACTCAAACTTCTAAGGCTACTGAGCAGATTAACTTTCAGATATCAGGCATTCAATCTTCAACAAATAAAGCAGTTACATCTATTCAGGAAATTACTGAGTCAGTGAAAACAATTAATCATAATTCAGCTTCGATAGTATCTTCTGTTGAGAAGCAAAATAAAGCCAGTTCGTACATTGCTGAGAGTATCTCTGAAGTATCTGTTATGTCTAATTCTGTTACTTCAGGAGTAGAAAAAGTGGCTGATTCTTCTAATCATGCTGGTGAGGCTTCAAGCCAAATGGCTTCTTCGGCAAAAGATTTGCTGAAACAATCAGAGATGCTGCAGAACGAGGTAGATAAGTTTCTCTCAAGCCTAAAGTTTACTTAAATAACTAAGCTAATTCTTCAGTTTTTACGGCTTCTTCTTTGTAGGTATTAGTAACTTTTTTGGGTTTGCCTTTTTTAATTTTGTTACCAGATTGGCTTCTAACTAGAGCAGATTTTTTAGCGTCCCAAGTATAGTGAAAAGTAACTGCTTTCAGCTCCGTGATAATAATGTCTCCATTAGGCATTTGCATTACATCGCAACCTTTTTGCAAGGACTCAGTAATTAGAGAGCAAGATTTACATACGTATTTTACATCGGACATTAAATCGTGTTCTGATTTGTCAATATTGTTTTCAATATAAGATTCTATATCTTTTAATAACATAATATTTCCTTAAATTATTCTTATTATTAAAAAAAACAACTTATGTGTAACTATCCTTTTATACAATAAAAATATTAAGAATCAGTTAAATAAGTAAAGTATTTTTTCATAGTTGTGCAATTACTTGCATATTATATGTATTTAAGTGTGTAGACGCAAGATATTATCTATAAACAATTATTGCAATTATACTTTTCTTCTTGAACAGGTTTTGCAAACTTGATAGTCTTTTATAAGTTAAATTAACACTAATTATATAACTTAAAATTCACCTAAATAAGATTGATATAGATTTATACATATAAATATTTATGTGTCAATATATTAATTTTTATTAAGGCGGTGTTAATATGTTATTTAATTTGGATGAATGATGAGAGATAAAATTGATAAGGTTTTTTCTTGCCTTTCTAAAAAGGATCCTAACCCTAAGACAGAGCTTATCTATTATAATGAATTCACTCTTTTGATTTCTATTGTGCTTTCAGCTCAATCTACAGATGTTGGAGTAAATAAAGCCACATCTAATTTGTTTAAAATAGCGAAGTCTCCAGAAGATATTTTAAATTTAGGGTTGGAGGGGATAAAGGGTTATATAAAATCTTTAGGTCTTTATAATTCAAAAGCAAAGAATATTATGTCTTTGTCTCGCATGTTACTTGTTGAATATAATGGAGTAATCCCAACTAATGTAGAAGCATTAGAGAAGCTTCCAGGGGTGGGAAGTAAAACAGCAAGAGTTTTTTTAAATTGCGCATATAATTTTCCTCTTATTGCAGTGGACACTCATGTGTTTAGAGTGAGTAAAAGACTGGGAATAGCGCAAGGTTCTTCTCCCAAGTTAGTTGAGAAAGAATTAAATGAAGTGGTGCCTAAAGAATGGAAAGTTCATGCTCATCATTGGTTAATATTGCATGGAAGATATATTTGCAAAGCTAGAAAGCCGGATTGCTTAAATTGTGTTATAAATAAATATTGTGATTTTTATATGGAGAATTCATGAAGACCGAAGTTGTGCTAGGGTTAGGAAGTAATTTAGGGGATCGCTCAAGTTATTTAGAATCTGCTATTTTTCAACTAGAAAAAAAAGGAGCAATAAGCAATATAACTTTGTCTTCTGTTCATCAAACAAAAGCTGCATTATTGAAGAATAGTCCAAGAGAATGGGATATAGATTATCTCAATATGGCAGTTAGAGGGACTACCAAATTATCACCTGAAGAATTATTAAGTGCAATAAAGTTGATAGAACGTGATATTGGTAGAAAGAACACAGAGCGTTGGGCGCCTAGAGAAATAGATATAGATATTTTAGCTTATGGAGAAAAATTAGTGCATCATCCTCTAATAACCATTCCTCATCCATTACTATTAGATCGACAATGGGCTATAACTCCTCTTTCCGAAGTATATCCAGAATGGAAATATCCTGTGTTAGGTCCGTATTATCAATTAACTGCTAAAGAATTAGTAAAAATGATTTTCTAAGGGGGATATGAAAAAATTATCAGTTCAAACTTTAGTTAAGCAAGCCTTTTCTGAGAATCTTACATTGCCCCCATTATTGCATCACAAAGTTGATAATGTTATTCCTACCATGAATAAAAAAGGGTTCATGTGTAATAATATTTATTCAATTACAGAAGAATTTATTTCTAGAGCGGCAAGTGGAGAGGGGGTGCATTTAGAGATAGGATCTGCTTATGGAAACATTGCTGTTGAAGCGTTGAAAAGAGGATGTACAAACTATATAGCAAATGATCTTGATATTAGGCATCTAAAAATACTTTCTCGAATCATGCAAGAATCTTATCCTAATTTAATAGATCATTTGCACATAATTCATGGTTTTTATCCAAATGAAGTAGATATTGAGTCAGAAAGTATTGATTCAATTCTTATATCTAGAGTATTACATTTTTTATCTCCAGAGCAAATTTTTGCAGTAGTAAAAGATATGTACAGAATTCTTAAGCCAGGGGGAAAGATTTATGTATTATGCATCTCTCCTTATAATACAGGAGTTCAAAAATTTATTCCTGTGTTTGAGGAGGCTAAGAAAAGAGGAGAAAAATATCCTGGCTATACTACTGAGAAATGGAAATATATGGATGAAGAAATTATTGATAAAAAAACAAAAGAAAGTTTGGAGTTAAATATCTTCAATTTCTTTGATTTAGATAGTTACCCAGAGTATTTCAATGATAAAGAATTTCAAATTGAAAAATCAATTTATATTCCATATGAAAAAAGAAGTGTTTTCAGTATGGATGGACGTGAAACTACCGGAGCTGTTATTATAAAAAGATAGCAGGTAGCTTCTATAATTCCTCTTGATTTACCATCTCCACACCTGAAAGAATATTAAATTTAAAAACATCTCCATTAGATATAATTCTTGCATCAGCTCCAAGAGGGAAGGCGTTATTAACGTCTCCATGACCAATAGTATTATCAGGAACTAATGTAAATGTTGGAATATTAGAATTATCTGCAAAATCTTTAAATACTTTGTCGAATATATCTTTATTTTCATCTGGAGTGAAGGTGGCAAAGATTACTGCTTTAATTTCCTCTGACCCTTCAGTCATTTGAAGTTTTTGCAAGAACCCATCAATTTTTCTTGGAGGTTCTCCAACGTCCTCAAAGACAATAATTTTATTAGATAAATTAGGAGAGTATTTAGTTCCAAGTATTTTCTCAAAACAAATAACATTTCCGCCGGCTGTAATGCCATTGATTGTAGAATAATGTAACAAATTTGCATTTAAAGATTCTAATTTAAAGATAGCTTCTTGTTTTTCTCCAAAAATAAGATCTTGAAGACTTTTTTTTGTATCTTCTCTTTTCATAACATTTGGCAAAGATCCTGGCATTCCAAAGTGAATGCTAGGCCAGTGCCAAACATCATTAATATAACTATGAAGAATTGTAGAATCACTAAATCCAATAAAAGGTTTTACAGTTTGAGGTTCTATAGCTTTGTTTAAATATGGTAATAGTCGTATTGCTCCATATCCACCTCGAAATGACCATACTAAATCACAATTAGGATTATTTAATGCATCAATAAGCTGGTTCGCCCTTATTGCATCGCTATTTGCAAATCTAAGATGGGGGATATTATATAATGTATGATTTCCTGAAAATATTGCATTTGGATAAATTAGTGGCTTTAAGTCGTAATATTCAATTATCTTAGCAGCGTCTTGTAAACTAACGACAGCTTCATCATAAGAAGGTGCAACAATACATGCAGTTGCACCCTTATTAATTTGTGGCCAAAATTTCTTTTTCATAATATTGTATGACCTTATTTAAAGATATTTATGATATTATTTTTTACTCTTCCAAAAAGTCCAGCTTTTTCTACCTCAGTTTTGGCCACTAAAGGATAGGTTTGCGTACCATATCTGCTGGTTTCCACTACTAACTCACCTAATTGCTCTCCAGCTTTAATTGGTGCAAGGGCAGGAGTTTTATAATGCAAACTAGTTTTTATACTTCTTGATTCGCTTTTAGGTAGTATCAATAATACGTCGTTAGGAGAAACTAATTCTATAATTTCTTCTTTTCCATTTCCTACAGAAATAGTTTCTAATACTTGATTTTTTTCTGCTAGTTTTATACTAGTAAAATTTATCATTCCATAATTCATTATTCTTTCAGCGGCAGTTGTCCTTTCTTTGTGGGTTTTTAGCCCATTTATTATTGCTATTAATCTTCTATCTCCTTTTTTTATGGATGCTGATAAACCATAGCCTCCATCATCAGTATGGCCAGTTTTTATTCCATCCGCTCCCATGTTTTTATAAAGTAGACCATTACGATTATCTTGTTTTATTCCGTTATAGGTGAATTGTTTTTCGGCGTAATAATGATAATATTCAGGAAAATCTTTTATTGTATGATAAGATAATATCGCTAGGTCATATGCTGTGGAGTAATTGTTTTCATCAGGCCAGCCACTAGCATTGGTAAAATTGGTATTATACATGCCAAGTTTTTCGGCTGTTTTATTCATATATTCTGCAAATTCTTCTTCGCTTCCCATCAATATTTCAGCTATTGCAACGGCTGCATCATTTCCAGATTGAATAATTAATCCTTTTAATAAATCTTCAAATCTGACAGGTGTATCTAGGGGGATAAACATTCTGGTCCCTCCCATTTTCCAAGCTTTGTTGCTAATTGTAAAAGTATCATCTAATCTAACATGCTCAGACTTTAGACTCTCAAATGCAATATAAGCAGTCATCATCTTACTCATTGATGATGGAACCATACGAGCGTTAGATTCTTTATCATATAATATAGCTTTGGTTTCATAATCCATCAAAATGGCGTATTTTGCGTCTGTTTCAAATGCATTAGCAAAATTTGATAACAATAATAAGCTAGCTAGAATGAATTTTTGCATTTTTATATCCCATTTTTCTTACTTTTTTTAATAAAATATTAGCTTTGGCCTTGTTTGAAGCCGCTAATGTGATGATGTATTTATTATTATCTCTAACAATTAAATGTGATTTTCCTATTCTAGATAATCTACGCATTGTGATTAGAGCTTTTTTTTGGTTTCTATATTCTTCAACAATAATCTCAAAACTAGATAAAGGTTTGTGCTTTCCTTTACCTTTATAATAAATCTTTTTTTGAGATGACAGTTTTGCCATCAATTTATTACTTTCTTTCGGTAAAAACTTAACTCTAACTTTTGCTGTGCCCTGTTTTTTCATTCCTAGAGCAATAGCTGATTTTTCTGAGAGATCTATTATTCTGTTATGTGCAAATGGTCCTCGATCATTAATTACAACATTTATTGACTTGCCATTTCCTAAGTGAGTTACTTTTACTACGCTAGGTAATGGAAGTGTTTTATGAGCTGCAGATAATTCATTCTTATTGAACATCTCTCCATTTGCCGTTTTTTTACAATGAAAGTCGTCTCCATACCATGAAGCTATACCTACTTTGTTATATTTATAATCAATTTCTGGGGTGTAGGTTTTTCCTTTGATTTTATAAGGATCCCCAACTTTTATACCTCCCTCATAGCTGTTACCATATGAATTTCCGCAAGAAAACGGTGTAAAGGAGGTAGATTTACAGCCAGGCAATATAAAAACATAGCTTATCAATAATAAAGGGATTATTTGTTTATTGATCACTGTAACTACTAAATAATAAATTTATTTGCGCCTTTGGTAAGCAGGTATATTTAACATTTCTTCTGTTACCAATTCCTCTTCATCAACTTGTTTATCTTCACTTAAGACATATATTTCTTTGTCTTTATTCTCTTTGTTTAAATTTAATCCAACAGAACTTGCCATTTTTGCAAACAAACTCAAGCTTGGCTTAGTTCTTTCTGTGTTTTTTATTGGAGTTCTTGGTGTTTCATAAGTATTTTCCGGTTTTGGTGAGAAAAATATATCAGGATTTTTTTCTTCTTCGTTAGAGATTTTCCCTTCTGCGGTTTCTAGGTCTTCTTCTGATTTTTCTTCAGGTTCAAGGTTCTTTTGATTGGATGTGTTAGTTGAATCCAAATCAAATTGCATTGGAGAAGAGGTTGTGGTTTTGGTTAGCTCTATAGGTTCTGATCTATATAATTGTTGTATCTTTTCAGTAGTAGAGGGGGCAGCAACTTTGGTTTCTTTTTCTACAGTATGAAAATGAGGATCGTCTATGCCAGTTGCAACAACTGATACTCTAATGGTTCCTTCTAATTCAGGATTAAATGCAGATCCAAATATAATATTAGCTTCTGAATCTACTTCCTCTCTTATTCGATTAGCCGCTTCATCAACTTCAAATAAAGTCATATCATAACCGCCAGTGATGTTAATTAACACTCCTCTTGCACCTTTCATTGAGCAGTTATCTAATAAAGGATTAGAGATTGCTGCTTCTGCAGCTGCGATAGCTCTATTTTCATCTTGCGCCTCCCCAGTTCCCATCATTGCTTTACCCATTTCGCTCATCACTGCACGAATATCTGCAAAGTCAAGATTGATTAATCCTGGCATAATCATAAGATCGGTAATTCCACGCACACCAGCATGTAAAACATCATCTGCCATTTTAAAAGCATCAGCAAAAGTAGTTTTTGCATTGGCAATTTTAAACAAGTTTTGATTGGGTATAATGATTAAGGTGTCAACAAAGCGTTGAAGTTCACTCAACCCTTCATCGGCGAGCCTCATTCTATGGACTCCTTCAAAGTGGAATGGCTTAGTAACCACAGCAACAGTAAGAATCCCTCTCTCTCTAGCCATTTTCGCTATTACAGGTGCGGCCCCTGTGCCAGTTCCTCCACCCATTCCTGCGGTAATAAACACCATATTACTGTCAGTTAGTAATTTATCAATCTCTTCTATGGCTTCTTCTGCAGCAGCTTTTCCAACATCGGGGGATGCTCCAGCTCCTAGTCCTTTTGTTAAATTAGCTCCTAGTTGAATTTTATGAGGTGCATTTGATAAGTGAAGTGATTGAGAATCAGTGTTAGCAACAACAAATTTAGCTCCTTCTAAGTTAGAGCTAATCATATTATTTACGGCATTGCAGCCAGCTCCTCCAACACCAAAAACGGTGATACAAGGTTTTAAAACTACGCTATCAGGCAAGTGTAAATTAAGAGACATATCGAACCTTTGCTAAAAATTAGGTGTTTATTAATCTAAACAGTAGATAATAAATGATTATTCACGTAATTTCCACTGAAAAAATTATGAATATATGTATGAGTATATAGTATTATTTTTCTTGGTTTAAAAAGGTCTAGTGATTGCAGTGTGGTCCATGGACATGTGGGGGATTATGTTTGATATATTTAATCATTTTTTTAGTAAGCAGGTCTCTCTTCATTTTTGAAAGATGATCAAGATAAGTGATGCCGTTTAGGTAGTCATTTTCATGTAATATAACCCGCGCTAAAAAACCGTCAGCCTCTAAAACTTGCTCTTTATTATCTAAGTCTAAATATTTTACTTTTATTTTACTTGGACGTTTTATTATAGCAGAAATTCCAGGAAAGCTTATTGATGCTTCTTCATGCTCGCTAGTTTCAGTTGAAGTTTCTATGATTTCTGGGTTAATCATTATATAAGATTTGCTATTCGCTTGTTTTATATCAACAACAATAATACGTTGATCTATTCCAAGCATGTTTGCTCCCAACCCAACAGCTTTTTCAAAATACATAGTTTCAACCATGTCATTCGCAAGTTGACATATTAACTCATCAACTTTAGCTACAGTCTTAGCTTTTTGTTTAAAAACAGGATGTGGAGCATAAACTATTGGTAAGATAGCCATGCTCTAATTCTTTGTAGAATTATCTTCTTCATCGTTAGAGCTAGAAAACACCATTTTGCTAATTAATGTTTCAAGACTTATAGATGATTGAGTGAATTGTATCTCACCATTTTTATTTATCATATTGTCATCAGCGCCAGGAACAATAGATAAATATTTACCACCTATAAGTCCTTCGCTAGAAATTTTTGCTATTGAGTCGGTAGGGACTTTTATCTTATCATTCAGAGACATTTTAATAACAGCAAAATAAGTTCTAGGATCTAGTTCTTGATCGGTGATCACACCAACTTTAACTCCTCCAATTTTTACTGGGGTTCCAACGGCAATACCATCGGCTTGTTCAAATTTAGCGGTTAGATTATAATGATTCCCTGCAACGCTAACTCCTGTGTTTTGATCCATGAAGAACATTAAGAACCAAGCTGCTATTCCTAAAATAAGAGCGCCTGTAATAGTTTCAATCATATTTTTATTCATAAAAATCACCTTAAATTTAATTTACGGAGCCCAAGCTTGGTAATCAACTATGGCTCTCTTCTTTCCTTTATTTTTCAATCCTTGAGGAGCGTATGCATATTCTGTTCCAGTTAAATTTGGAATATGTGGTTTTTCCCAATTATTACAATGTACTTCATTTGAAGGTACTTCGTCAATGGTATAATGCAACCAAGCGTTCCAAAGGGCAGGAATTTTTGATGCTTCGGTTGAGCCTTTATAAAGTACCAGTCGTTTATGTTTTCCTGAAGGGGTTTTGGATTTCGTTTGATAATAACTATTACCAAACTGATCTTGTCCTATTTTTGAGCAAAAAAACTTTATAAATAATTTAGTCGAAAATGTCATAACTTATACTATACAATATATTGGATGACTGTGATTTTACATGGTTATTAAAAGAATGGCAATATTTATTAGAGTTGTGTAAAGAATGGTTCAACTAAGTTTCTTGAGTGGTAGCTTTTTATCTTGTATAGTTTTTATAAATAATTATATTTAGTTTGTTGTTAATAATATTAATAGATTAATAGAGTAGAGAAATGATGAGAAAAAAAGTTATTTTATGGTTATTAGTGGTTGTTATAGTGGTGGTTGGATTAGTGTTGGGAAGAGGATATATAAAGAAAAAATTATCTTTGTGCTCTTTTGAAAAGAGTTTTTTAGAAAAGAGGATTCTAGAAATGGATAAAAGGTTATTTAATTTGGAAAGATTGTTCTCGCTAGACTTGGAGAGAATGGCTGCTCAAGACAATTTAGAAAACAGTATTGGCTTGGAAGTTATGGAGGAGTTTGTAAGTCATCTAAAGGTGTATGATACTTTTGGTAAGGAAGGTGAGAATGTGCTTATAAGGGTTGGTAAAGACGGGGACGGAGGATATATTGTTCCTGAAATTTCCCTTAAGAAAGCAGATGTTCTGTTAGGTTATGGGGTCAGGGACGATATATCATTTGAAGAATCATTTTCGAATATATTTCACAAGCAATCATATGGATTTGATTGTGGATCGTCATCAGTGCCTACTAAAAACCCTTTAACTACGTTTGTTGATGAATGTGTGGGTACAGATGAATTTCTTGAGGACGCTAGTTTAAAAATTTCTCCTTCAAAGATTGTTTCGTTTAATGATCATATAAAAAGAATGGATTTAGTAGGAAAGAAAATTTTTATTAAGATGGATATAGAGG
This window harbors:
- a CDS encoding D-alanyl-D-alanine carboxypeptidase; the protein is MQKFILASLLLLSNFANAFETDAKYAILMDYETKAILYDKESNARMVPSSMSKMMTAYIAFESLKSEHVRLDDTFTISNKAWKMGGTRMFIPLDTPVRFEDLLKGLIIQSGNDAAVAIAEILMGSEEEFAEYMNKTAEKLGMYNTNFTNASGWPDENNYSTAYDLAILSYHTIKDFPEYYHYYAEKQFTYNGIKQDNRNGLLYKNMGADGIKTGHTDDGGYGLSASIKKGDRRLIAIINGLKTHKERTTAAERIMNYGMINFTSIKLAEKNQVLETISVGNGKEEIIELVSPNDVLLILPKSESRSIKTSLHYKTPALAPIKAGEQLGELVVETSRYGTQTYPLVAKTEVEKAGLFGRVKNNIINIFK
- the mlaD gene encoding outer membrane lipid asymmetry maintenance protein MlaD encodes the protein MNKNMIETITGALILGIAAWFLMFFMDQNTGVSVAGNHYNLTAKFEQADGIAVGTPVKIGGVKVGVITDQELDPRTYFAVIKMSLNDKIKVPTDSIAKISSEGLIGGKYLSIVPGADDNMINKNGEIQFTQSSISLETLISKMVFSSSNDEEDNSTKN
- a CDS encoding NADH-ubiquinone oxidoreductase subunit NDUFA12 family protein, coding for MTFSTKLFIKFFCSKIGQDQFGNSYYQTKSKTPSGKHKRLVLYKGSTEASKIPALWNAWLHYTIDEVPSNEVHCNNWEKPHIPNLTGTEYAYAPQGLKNKGKKRAIVDYQAWAP
- the def gene encoding peptide deformylase; this translates as MAILPIVYAPHPVFKQKAKTVAKVDELICQLANDMVETMYFEKAVGLGANMLGIDQRIIVVDIKQANSKSYIMINPEIIETSTETSEHEEASISFPGISAIIKRPSKIKVKYLDLDNKEQVLEADGFLARVILHENDYLNGITYLDHLSKMKRDLLTKKMIKYIKHNPPHVHGPHCNH
- a CDS encoding LD-carboxypeptidase, producing MKKKFWPQINKGATACIVAPSYDEAVVSLQDAAKIIEYYDLKPLIYPNAIFSGNHTLYNIPHLRFANSDAIRANQLIDALNNPNCDLVWSFRGGYGAIRLLPYLNKAIEPQTVKPFIGFSDSTILHSYINDVWHWPSIHFGMPGSLPNVMKREDTKKSLQDLIFGEKQEAIFKLESLNANLLHYSTINGITAGGNVICFEKILGTKYSPNLSNKIIVFEDVGEPPRKIDGFLQKLQMTEGSEEIKAVIFATFTPDENKDIFDKVFKDFADNSNIPTFTLVPDNTIGHGDVNNAFPLGADARIISNGDVFKFNILSGVEMVNQEEL
- a CDS encoding septal ring lytic transglycosylase RlpA family protein, giving the protein MINKQIIPLLLISYVFILPGCKSTSFTPFSCGNSYGNSYEGGIKVGDPYKIKGKTYTPEIDYKYNKVGIASWYGDDFHCKKTANGEMFNKNELSAAHKTLPLPSVVKVTHLGNGKSINVVINDRGPFAHNRIIDLSEKSAIALGMKKQGTAKVRVKFLPKESNKLMAKLSSQKKIYYKGKGKHKPLSSFEIIVEEYRNQKKALITMRRLSRIGKSHLIVRDNNKYIITLAASNKAKANILLKKVRKMGYKNAKIHSS